The sequence ACCCGTCGAAGCCTTAAAACAGTTTCGCATGAGCGAACCTGTTCTCTATGGCTACTTCCGCTCCACCGCGGCCTATCGCGTGCGCATCGCGCTCAATCTGAAAGGTTTGAGCGCGGAGCATCGCTTCGTGCACCTGCGCAAGGGTGAGCAGACGCAGGACGCCTATCGCAAGATCAATCCGGCGGGCCTCGTCCCATACTGGATCGACGACGATCTCGAACTGGCGCAGTCGATCGCCATCATCGAATATCTCGACGAGACTCATCCGAAGCCGCCGCTGCTCCCGGCGGACCCGAAAGGGCGGGCGATATCCCGCGAGATCGCGCTGGTGGTCGCCAGTGACATTCATCCGATCGGCAATTTGCGGGTGTTAAACAGGTTGATCGACATGAAGGTCGATGAAGCGACCCGCGCGGCCTGGTCGAAGCACTGGATCGAAACCGGCTTCGAGGCCATCGAGGCGCGGCTGGCGCATCTGCCGGGGCCGTTCGCGCTGGGCAATCAGCCGACGCTGGCGGACATCTGCATCGTGCCGCAGGTGTTCAACGCGCGCCGTTTCGGCGTGAACCTCACACCTTATAAGCGTATCGTCGGCATCGATGCGGCGGCTTCGAAGCTCGACGCCTTCGCCGCCGCGGAGCCGGGCCGCCAGCCTGACGCGGAATAACGATACTGGATGGACACCATGCACCCGAACGATCCGAAGCTGCGCTCCTTTATTGATGTCGATCCGTCATCGGATTTTCCGATCCAGAATCTGCCCTATGGCGTGTTCTTCACGCCGGAACCGCCGGACCTGCGCGTCGGCGTCGCCATCGGTGATTTCGTGCTCGATCTGGCGGTGCTGGAAGCGGCGGGCCTTATCCGGTTCGAGAACGCCAGTGGTGTCTTCGCCAGGCCGTCGCTGAACGCCTTCATGGCGCTCGGTCCGAAAGTCTGGAGCAAGACGCGCGCGCGGATCAGCGAACTGCTGCGCCACGATCATCCGGAATTCCGCGACAACAGGGAGTTGCGCAATCGCGCGCTGGTGGCGCAGGACTTCGCGCAGATGCACATGCCAATCGAGGTCCAGGGTTTCACCGATTTCTATTCGTCGAAGGAGCATGCCACCAACGTCGGCATCATGTTCCGCGGCAAGGACAATGCCTTGATGCCGAACTGGCTGTCGATTCCGATCGGCTATAACGGCCGCGCATCGACCGTTGTGGTCAGCGGCACGCCGATCCGCCGCCCGCGCGGGCAACTCAAGCCGCCGACAGCGGACCAGCCGAGCTTCGGCCCCTGCAAGCGGCTGGATTTCGAACTCGAGATGGGTGTTGTGATCGGGCAGGCGTCCGCCATGGGCGAGATGCTGACCGAGCAACAGGCCGAGGAGATGATCTTCGGCTTCACGCTGCTGAACGACTGGAGCGCGCGAGATATTCAGGCGTGGGAATATGTCCCGCTCGGCCCGTTTCAGGCCAAGGCGTTCGGCACCTCGATCAGCCCGTGGGTCGTGACGCGCGAGGCGCTGGAGCCGTTCCGTGTCCATGGCCCGGTGCAGGACCCGGTGCCGCTGCCTTATCTGCAGCAGAAGGGCGCGAACAATTACGACCTGCAACTCTCCGTCGATCTCAAGGCCGAGAAGATGGCGAAGCCGAATACGATCAGCCGCACCAACTTCAAGTACATGTACTGGTCCTCGGTGCAGCAGCTTGTGCATCATGCTTCATCGGGCTGCGCGATGAACGTCGGCGACCTTCTCGGCTCGGGCACCATCAGCGGCGCTGAGAAGAGCGAACGCGGCAGCATGCTGGAGCTGAGCTGGGGTGGAGCGGAGCCGCTTGATCTCGGAAACGGAGTGCAACGCTCGTTTCTTGAAGACGGCGATTCGCTGACCATGCGCGGCTGGTGTCAGGGCGATGGGTATCGCATCGGCTTTGGCGAGGTTGAAGGAACGATCTTGCCGGCTCTTTAAGTCCCGAGCTTCTTCAGCGGCAGCTTGCGGGTCGCCTTCAGCCGGTCGAGCACGATGGACGAGCGCACATGCGCCACGCTTTCGTGCGGCATCAGGACGTTGTTGACGATGTCGGACAGGCTCTTGAGATCGCTCAGCACAACCTTGAGCAGATAGTCTGCGTCACCCGTCAGAGAGTAAGCTTCCTGGATCTCGTCGACCCGCCGCATCAGGTCGCGAAAGCGCTTCGCGTTGTTGGGCGAGTGCGTTGCCAGCGTGATCTGGATGAAAGCCAGCACGTGAAAGCCGAGCGCGTCGCTTGCGAGGTCGGCGTGATAGCCGGCAATGATCTTCTCGTCCTCCAGCCGCGTTCGCCGCCGCGAGCATTGCGACGCCGACAGGCCTGCCAGATCGGCCAGTTGCTGGTTGGTCAGGCGGCCGTCGTCCTGCAATGCGGCCAGAATCTTGAGGTCGAACCCGTCCAGCGAAGTCATGCGCAGAATCCATCATTTATGCATGAAACATGCACGATCATGCCATATCTGACCCGATTATACATGCCTGTTGCACAAAAAGCGGCGCACAATATTTTTGAAGATCAGAAAATCGCCAGGGAGACTGTTATGGGTCCGTTTCCGCACGATGCGCCGGCCGCCGTTATTTCCGAACAGAACCCGATGGGCACCGACGGCTTCGAGTTCGTTGAATATGCCCATCCCGAGCCCGAGAAACTTCACGCGCTGTTCCGCCTGATGGGTTTCACTGCGGTCGCCCGCCACAAGACCAAGGCGATCACGGTGTATCGTCAGGGTGATGTGAACTATCTCGTCAACGAACAGCCCGGTACCCATGGCACCGATTTCGTCGCGGCGCATGGACCCTGCGCGCCGTCGATGGCGTTCCGGGTGGTCGATGCGAAGCGGGCCTATGAGCGCGCGCTGGCGCTCGGCGCGGAGGAGACTTCAGAGCGCAAGACGCTGGACGTTCCCGCGATCAAGGGCATCGGCGGCAGCCTGCTGTATTTCGTCGATCGCTACGGTGCGAAGGGGTCGGCCTACGACGGCGAGTTCGAATGGCTCGGCGCCAAGAACCCGCAGCCTGAAGGCGCGGGATTGTTCTATCTCGATCATCTCACCCATAACGTGCATCGCGGCCGGATGGATGTGTGGACCGGGTTCTACGAGCGGCTGTTCAATTTCCGCCAGATCAGGTTCTTCGATATCGAAGGCCGCGCATCCGGCCTGTTCTCGCGCGCGCTGACCAGTCCGGACGGAAAGATCCGGATTCCGATCAACGAGGACGCGGGCGATTCCGGACAGATCGAGGAATATCTCAACATCTATCGCGGCGAGGGCATCCAGCACATCGCCTGCGGCGTGAAGGATATCTATCGCACCATCGAGAAGCTGCGCGCCGATGGCCTGCCGTTCATGCCGTCGCCGCCGGAGACCTATTTCGAGAAGATCGAGGCGCGGCTGCCGAAGCATGGCGAGGATGTCGCGCGCTTGCAGAAGAACGGCATCCTGATCGACGGCGAGGGCGTGGTGGACGGCGGCCACACCAAGGTGCTGTTGCAGATCTTCTCGGCCAACGCGATCGGCCCGATCTTCTTCGAATTCATCCAGCGCAAGGGTGACGACGGCTTCGGCGAGGGCAACTTCAAGGCGCTGTTCGAATCCATCGAGGAAGATCAGATCCGCCGCGGGGTGCTGAGCGTGAACAGCAAGAGCGCGGCCTGAGCCGAGCTGCTTGTGCCGTTATGTTGCGGCGCGTGCCGGTGCTGCTGACCGCTTCAGGTTCAGCAGGTTTCCGGTAAGGATCAGCGCCGCGCCGACCACGGTCGCGGCGTCGAGACGCTCGGAATAAATCAGCCAGCCGACCATGGCGCTGAGCGGCACCCGGAGGAAGTCCATCGGCACGACCACGGTTGCATCCGCATAGCGCATCGCCTGCGTGAAGCAGTAGTGCGAGTAGGTTCCGGAAAACGCGATCACGAAAATCCACGGCCAGATATGCGCCGACGGCCAGTGCCAGGAATACAGCGCCGGGATCAGTCCGATCGCGGACTGGATAGTGAGCATCCAGAAGATAATGACAACGGCGGAGTCGGTGCGGGTGAGCGATTTCACCAGCACGATGCCGACGCCGAAACCGACCGCGGCCATGACCATGATCAACTGACCGGGACTGATCTGCGCCGCGCCCGGCTGCACGATGATGATGACGCCCACTAGCCCGAGCACGATCGCGAGAATTTTCCAGAGATTGAGGCGCTCGCCGAGGAAACTTACCGCGAGCAGCGCGGTCCAGATCGGCATGGTGAACTCGATGGCCACCACCTGCGCCAGCGGGATCAGCGTCAGCGCAACGAACCAGCCATATTGCGCGGCATAGTGAAAGACATTGCGGCAGATATGGGTGAAGGGGCGTGAGGTCTTCATGCCCGCAAGACCGCCGTTGATGTGAATCAACGGATACAGCATGAACAGGCCGATCACTGACCGCATTTCCATGATCTGGAAAACATTCAGTTCGCGGGTTACTTCGCGTCCCGCCACCAGCAGGATCAGCATCGCCGCAAGCCAGCCGGCCATCCAGCCGGCGGCCTTCATATTGGAGGGAGGTACGGCAACACTCGGTGAGGTCACATGCGGGCTCGTGTTGCAGTGCAAATCAACATTGCGCGTCCTCGGGAGGGGACCGCCTGAATACGCAATCTGCTTTTTCTGCGCAACTGCATGAAACGGAACGCCTGATCCCTTCTGTTTGCATCTTGAATCGTTCGCCGAACCTGCAACGATCAGCAACCAAGAAAAGCAAATCAAAGGGAATAACGCCTTGATTGATCCTGCTTCGCTTCCGTTCGACACCGAGACCATGCTGGCCGGCCTGCGCCCCTGGGTGGAATGCGAAAGCCCGACCTGGGATGCCGAGGCCGTCAACCGCATGCTCGAACTCGCGGCGCGCGATATGGCGATCGCCGGGGCTTCCATCGAATATATCGCCGGCCGGCAGGGCTTCGGCGGGTGCATCCGGGCCCGGTTTCCGCATCCGAAGCAGGGCCAGCCGGGCATCCTGATCGCCGGACATATGGACACCGTGCATCCCGTCGGCACATTGCAGAAGCTGCCGTGGCGGCGCGAGGGCGGCAAGTGTTACGGCCCGGGCATTCTCGACATGAAGGGCGGCAACTATGCCTCGCTGGAAGCGATCCGGCAGTTGCAGACAGCATCGGTGGCGACGCCGCTGCCGGTGACGGTTTTGTTCACACCGGACGAAGAGGTCGGCACGCCGAGCACGCGCGACATCATCGAGGCCGAAGCCGCGCGTAACAAATATGTGCTGGTGCCGGAACCGGCATTCAGGAATGCGGGCGTTACTACCGGCCGCTACGCCATCGCGCGGTTCAATCTGGAGGCCGCCGGCAAGCCCAGCCATGCCGGTGCCGCGCTGGCCTCCGGACGATCGGCGATCCGCGAAATGGCGAAGCAGATTATCGCCATCGACGGCATGACGAGTGAGGACTGCACCTTCAGCGTCGGCGTGGTTCACGGCGGGCAGTGGGTGAACTGCGTGGCATCGAACTGCCGCGGCGAGGCGCTCAGCATGGCGAAGCGTCAGTCGGATCTCGATCGGGGTGTGGAGCGGATGCTCGCGCTGTCGGGCACCAGCAACGATGTGACGTTCACGGTCACGCGTGGCGTCACGCGGCCGGTGTGGGAGCCGAACGCGGGAACCATGGCCCTCTATGAAAAGGCGCGCGCCGTCGGAAAGCAGCTTGGCCTTGATTTGATTCACGGCAGTTCGGGGGGCGGCTCGGACGGGAACTTCACCGGCGCCATGGGGCTGCCGACGCTGGACGGTCTCGGCCTGCGCGGTGCGGACTATCACACGCTGAACGAGCACATCGAAATCGATAGTCTTGTCGAGCGGGGACAACTGATGGCGGGACTGTTGGCCAGCCTGCAATGATTTGCCAGGATGGCGCGGCGTCATGCGTCACTGGCTTTTGGAACCGGGATAACACACGATGCCGAACATCGAACTGATCGAGAGCTATACCGACGAACTGATCGCCATCCGCCGCGATCTTCATGCGCATCCGGAGATCGGTTTTGAGGAGCATCGGACGTCGGGCATTGTGGCCGACAAGCTGGCGCAATGGGGTATCGAGGTGCATCGCGGTCTCGGCGGCACCGGCGTCGTGGGCCTGCTGAAGGGCAGGGGCGACGGCAAGATGCGCATCGGCCTGCGCGCTGACATGGACGCGCTGCCGATGGAGGAAAACACCAACCTGAGCTGGCGCTCGACCATTCCCGGCCGTTTCCACGGCTGCGGCCATGACGGTCACACCACGATCCTGCTAGGCACCGCGCGCTATCTTGCCGAAACGCGCAATTTCGACGGCACGGTGGCTTTCATTTTTCAGCCTGCCGAAGAAGGGCTGGGCGGCGCGCGGGCCATGATCAAGGATGGTCTGTTCAAGACATTCCCGATGGATGAAGTGTACGGGCTGCATAACGCGCCTCAGCTTGATCCCGGCCAGGTCGTGATGTTTCCTGGTCCGGCCATGGCCGGTGCCGACTTCTTCGACATCACCATCACCGGCTACGGCAGTCATGGCGCGATGCCGGAACATTCCCGCGACGCCATTGTGATTGCGATGACGCTGGGGCAGGCGTTGCAGACCATCGTCAGCCGCAATATCGATCCGCTTCAATCCGCCGTGCTGTCCATCACGCAAATTCACGCAGGCTCCGCGTACAATGTCATTCCCGGCGAGGCCAGGCTCGCGGGCACCGTGCGAGCCTTCTCGGACAAGATCCGTGAGCAGGTCCGCGATCGCATGCGCACCATCGCGGCGGGGATTGCGGCGGCATTCCAGGTCGAGATCAAGGTCGAGATCCGCGACATCTTTTCCGTGCTCTCAAATCATGAGGAACAGTCCGGGTTCGTTGTGGACGTGGCTCGCGACGTGGTCGGCAGCGACAATGTGATTACCCAGGCGACACCCAAAATGGGCAGCGAGGATTTCGCCGATATGCTGCTGGCAGTGCCGGGCGCCTATTTCTGGCTCGGCCACGAAGGGTCGGTTCCGCTGCACAATCCGGGCTTCATTCTTGACGATGGAATTCTTCCGGTCGGCGCCAGCCTGTTTTCGCGCATCATCGAGACCCGAATGCCGCTCGCGGCGGGGTAACGCGTCAGCGCGCGAGAAGCTGCCGAACCAGCGTCGTCAGCCTGCCGGACGGCGCGGCCAGTTCATCCATCATGGTGAAATGGTTTGCCCCGGGAATTTCTTCGTAGACCACGGGCAGTCCATACATCGCGCGGTGAGCTGCGAAGCCGGCGGACTGCTCGCGCAACAAAGGCAGCTCGCCGCTTCCGGCTACGACCACGAGGGGCTTGTTCACGCCGCCTTGCTGCTTCACCGGCGAGTTGCGATGGCTCATGGCCTCATCGAGGCCGAGCTTGGCGTTCAGGTAGCTGTGGCGGATCAGCTCCAGATTGTAGACGCCGCTGATGAGAAGTCCGGCCTTGATGCGCGGATGCCCCAACACCATCGACGACAGATGGCCGCCGGCCGACCAGCCTGAAACCACGATCTGGTCCGGATCGCCGCCGAGCGCTGGCAGATCGCGCGCGAGATAGTCGATGGCGGCGCGGACTTCGTCCACGATGTCGTCGAGCGTGGCGTCTGGCGCGAGCGTATAGCCAATGAGGGCGACGTTGATGCCATGGGCCATTGGGCCTGCGGCGCAGAACGTAAAATTCTCCTTCGCGCGGGTCTGCCAGTAGCCGCCGTGAATGAACACCAGCGTCGGGCCACCGTTGACTGTCTTGAGCAGGTCGATGCGGTTGCGCTCGCGCGGCCCGTAACGAAGGTCGATATGTTGCGGATAGCGGGCGCGCATCTCGGCGGAGAGCTTGTCCCAGTTGGCGACAATGGCCGCGGTTTCGGGCACTGCAAGGCTGTTGTTCAATCCGAGATCAAGCTCTTCTTGCGTCAGCTTGCGCCAATCCGGTGCATCGACAGGCGCGCTCATGACTCAGACTCCGGACAGGATTTGCGAAGGGCGGATGCCGCAATGATTGCAATTGAAGGCGGGCAGCGCAAGCCGCACGGCAATCATTCCCGCAGCGCCCGAACCGCAAGAAACGGGATCATGCCGAGGATCACGTTGACCAACGAGAACAGCAGCAGCGCATCGTATCCGCCGGTGAAATCGTGGATGAGGCCGCCGCTCCACGAGCCCGCTGCCGCGCCCAGTCCGCTGCCGATGGAGATCGTTCCAAATATCGTGCCGACGCGCTCGCCGCGAAAAATCTTGAGGGCGGTAGCCGTTATCAGCGGGCCGCGCGACCCCATCATGCTGCCGAAGCACAGCACGAATGCGGTCAGCAGCCACACGTTCGGATAGTAGCGCAGCAGCCAGAGCAGGCCGATGCCGATAATCGAGAGGGCATAACTGAACAATATGGAGCGCCGCCGGCCGATTCGGCCGTCCAGCCACGTGACGGAGAACATTCCGAACACGAGCACGACACCGCTGAAACCCCACGCGGCCGCCGCCTGCAGCGGCGGAAATCCCGCATCGACCAGATAGGCGACGATTTGCGCCGAGATTGAGAACATTCCGACGGCGGTGAAAAAGAACGTGGAGAACAAGGCCCAGAAGGCGTGGTGGCGCATGGCGCTGAGCAGTGTCCAACCTTCGTCAATGACGTCGGCAGCGGCAGATTTGGCTAGCGTCACCGATCCGGCCGAGAACCGTTTCCACGGCAGTATCAGCAACGGCACCAGCAGGATCAGGGCTATCCCGCAGAAAATCTGATACGCGCCGCGCCAGCCGAATCGGTCGATCAACACTTGCGACAGCGGCAGCACGAGCAGGACGCCGGCACCCATGGCCGAATAGATCGCCGCCATGGCGGTCGGCAGTTTCGGGCCGAACCAGCGGCCGAGCAGGATCGAGTTCGGCACATTGCCGATGCAGGCCGCGCCGAGACCGACGCACAATCCGAGGCTGATCTGGAATTGCCAGAGCTTTTGCGCGTAGGTGGCAGCCAGAAATGCGCCGCCCAGCAGCGCAAGTCCGAGCGAATAGACCGCGCGGGGGCCTGAATGGTCAAACAGGCGTCCGATGATCGGCGCGGCGATTCCGGTGGCCAGCGCCGCCGTCGAATAGATGGAGATGACCTCGGCCCGGTCCCAGCCGAAACTCTGCGAGATGGGCAGCAGGAAAACCGTGAAACTTTCGCCCAGCCCGCGGCCGACCACCGACAGGGCGAAGCACAGCGCCAGCACATAAAGCGCGGTCTGCACCGGCTTCGTGGTCGTCATTGGGAGCTTTTACGGGAATCGAGGTCCATGACGATCATGAAACCCATTTCCGCGGCGAGGAGCAGGGCCAATTTGCGAATGCATCCATGCGATTGCAGGGACCATCCCATGTTGCAATGCCCCGGCAATCCGTGCTGACCGGCAGAACCGGCGATTGTCGGACCGGCCCCGAGCCGCTAAGGCTGATACAGTTACCCGTCATCAATCGAAGTGCCTGGAGAGCGTCATGAGTGGTGAAAGCGAACAATTCAAGAAGGGTCTGGCCGTCCGTCGCGACGTGCTGGGCAAGGACTATGTGGACAACAGCATCGCCAAGGCCGACGATTTCATGATGGCGTTCCAGAACATCACCACCGAATGGTGCTGGGGCTATGCCTGGACGCGACCGGGCCTCGACCGCAAGACCCGCAGCCTGCTCAACCTCGCCATGCTGACGGCGCTGAAAGCGCCGAACGAGATCAAGCTCCACGTCAAGGGCGCGCTGGCCAACGGCGTGACCGTCGACGAGATCAAGGAAGTTCTGCTGCACGCCACGGTTTACAGCGGCATTCCTGCGGGCCTCGAGGCCTTCAAGGCCGCGCACGAGGTGCTGAAGGCTGAAGGCGCGCTGGACAAGAAATAAACGCCGCTTCTTCACCTCTCCCCGCAGGCGGGGAGAGGGAGCGCATCGCGCATGTGGGCTAGGGTTTCGCGTTTTAAAGCCGTGAAAACTTTACACCCCGAGATAGACCTGCTGGATATACTTGTCGCTCGCGATCTCTTTCGCCGTCCCCTCGCGGATGGTACGGCCGTGTTCGAGCACATAGACCCGGTCGGTAATCTTCAGCGTTGAGGTCGCATCCTGCTCGACGATCAGGATCGCGGTGCCGTCCTTCCTGATCTGCTGGATCGAATCGAAGATCAGGCCCTTGAGCCGCGGCGCGATGCCGACGGACGGCTCATCGAGCAACAGCAGTTCGGGGCGGCCCATCAGCGCGCGGCCGATCGCCACCATCTGCTGTTCGCCGCCCGACAAAGTGCTCGACTGCTGCCACTGCCGTTCGCGCAGCACCGGAAACAGCGTGAAGACGCGCTCGAGATCGGCATTGATCTCGGCCTTGTTGCTGCGCAGGTAAGCGCCGAGCTGAAGATTCTTCAGCACCGACAGTTCCGAGAACAGCTTGCGGCCCTCGGGGCAATGGCAGATGCCGCGCGCCACAACGTCATAGGGCGCGACGCCGTCCAGCGACTGGTCTTTGAATTTCAGCGTACCCTGGGAGCCGATGGACCGGGAGATCGCTTTCAGCAGCGTGGTCTTGCCCGCGCCGTTGGGGCCGAGCACGCCGACCAGTTCGCCTTTCTCGACCTTGATCGAAACCGACTCGATGGCAAGCGCCTTGCCGTAGCTGACGCGCAGGTCCGAGACTTCAAGCAGAGGCATGAGCGTCCTCCGTCTTGCCGATATAGGCCTCGATCACTTTCGGATTCTTGACGATCTCTTCGGGCGGGCCGACGGCGATGATCTCGCCGAAGTTCATCGCGATGACGCGCGACACCAGCGCCATGAACTCGCGCAGCTTGTGTTCGATCAGCAGAATGGTCAGGTTTTCCTCGCGATGCAGCCGTTTGATGAGTTGCGCCAGCGGTTCGATCTCGCTTGAGCCCAGGCCTGCGAACGGCTCATCGAGCAGCAGCAGGTCGGGGCGCGTTGCCAGCGCGCGGGCGATTTCGAGCCGCCGCAGATCGCCGTAGGGAAGGGTTTCCACCGGCTCGGAGCCGCGTCCACCAAGGCCAACCTGATCGAGCAGGTGCCGCGCCCGCTCTTCCTTGTCCTTGTCGCCATGCGCGCGCGGCGACATGCAGGCGACGAGGACATTCTCCAGCAAGTTCATACCTACGAACGGGCGGCAAAGTTGGAAGGTGCGGGCCATGCCGCGGTTCACGATCTTGTAGGGCGCGAGACCGTGCAGCGCTTCGCCATTGAAGGTGATTGTGCCCGACGTGGGCGCCATGAACCCGGTCAGCAGGTTGAACAGCGTGGTCTTGCCCGCGCCGTTCGGACCGAGGATGCCGGTCAGCTCGCCCTTCTGCAGGGTGAAGGTCGCGCCCTTGACGGCGGTGAGGCCGCCGAAGCGCTTGGTGACGTCATTGACTTCAAGAAGCGCGGTCATCGGAAGCGCTCCGTCAGCCGGCGCCAGAGCGGCGCGATCATGCCGTTCGGCAGGAAGAACAGGATCAGCATCAGGGTCAGCGTGTAGATCCACAGCCGGTATTCGCCAAAGCCGCGCAGCATCTCCGTGAGCAGCGTGAGCAGGATGGCGGCGACGGCCGCGCCGTAGATCGATCCGATGCCACCGACATAGCACATGATGATGACAGTGATCGACACCACGACCGAGAACAGCGGCGGACTGACCTGAAGCTGGTAGTGCGCGTAGAGCGCGCCGCCGAGTCCCGCGAAGGCCGCGCTGATCGCCAGCGATGCGATCTTGTAGAACGTGACGTTAATGCCCGCGGCCTGACAGGTCGCCTCATCGCCGCGAATGGCGCGCAGCAGCAGACCCCAGTGCGATTGCGCCAGCAGCGTCAGTACGATCACGGTGACCACCAGGATCGCAAGCACGAACCAGTAATATTGCAGTGGGTTCTTCATCAGCGGTTCGAGGCCGTAAAGGCCTTCCTCGCCGCCGGTGTATTCCCAGAAGATCAGGCACAGGCGTTGCAGGATCGCCGACGCCGACAGCATCGCCAGCGCGAAGTAGGGACCGCGCAGGCGCAATGTCGGGAAGCCGACGATCAGGCTGAACGCTACCGCAATCACGACGGCGGCGGGCAGGCTGTACCATGGGTTGGCGAACCAGATCGTCGCGAGGAATCCCGCCGTGTAGGCGCCCGCGCCGATGAACAGCGAGTGGCCGAAGTTTTCGCGGCCGGTCAGGCCCGACATGAAATCCCAGCTCGACGCCCAGATGCCATAGATGGCGCAGACCGTGAGCACGCCGGTGAGATAGTTGCTTGCCGCGAACATCGGCGCGAGCGCCAGCCCGGCAACCACCACGATCCCGCCGGCAATA is a genomic window of Bradyrhizobium sp. G127 containing:
- a CDS encoding ABC transporter ATP-binding protein — protein: MPLLEVSDLRVSYGKALAIESVSIKVEKGELVGVLGPNGAGKTTLLKAISRSIGSQGTLKFKDQSLDGVAPYDVVARGICHCPEGRKLFSELSVLKNLQLGAYLRSNKAEINADLERVFTLFPVLRERQWQQSSTLSGGEQQMVAIGRALMGRPELLLLDEPSVGIAPRLKGLIFDSIQQIRKDGTAILIVEQDATSTLKITDRVYVLEHGRTIREGTAKEIASDKYIQQVYLGV
- a CDS encoding branched-chain amino acid ABC transporter permease, coding for MRRISLIDIAGGIVVVAGLALAPMFAASNYLTGVLTVCAIYGIWASSWDFMSGLTGRENFGHSLFIGAGAYTAGFLATIWFANPWYSLPAAVVIAVAFSLIVGFPTLRLRGPYFALAMLSASAILQRLCLIFWEYTGGEEGLYGLEPLMKNPLQYYWFVLAILVVTVIVLTLLAQSHWGLLLRAIRGDEATCQAAGINVTFYKIASLAISAAFAGLGGALYAHYQLQVSPPLFSVVVSITVIIMCYVGGIGSIYGAAVAAILLTLLTEMLRGFGEYRLWIYTLTLMLILFFLPNGMIAPLWRRLTERFR
- a CDS encoding ABC transporter ATP-binding protein, coding for MTALLEVNDVTKRFGGLTAVKGATFTLQKGELTGILGPNGAGKTTLFNLLTGFMAPTSGTITFNGEALHGLAPYKIVNRGMARTFQLCRPFVGMNLLENVLVACMSPRAHGDKDKEERARHLLDQVGLGGRGSEPVETLPYGDLRRLEIARALATRPDLLLLDEPFAGLGSSEIEPLAQLIKRLHREENLTILLIEHKLREFMALVSRVIAMNFGEIIAVGPPEEIVKNPKVIEAYIGKTEDAHASA